Proteins from one Sphingomonas sp. HF-S4 genomic window:
- a CDS encoding DUF4861 family protein, giving the protein MPLRPLAAALLLLPLSLAAQDAPQPRLPAIDKPLPPAADRTARANVMLADYRYGDLLWENDRTAHRVYGHALEAHEPPSGSGIDAWGKNVAWPFMDRQLKSGDQHGFHGEGIDHYNVGTGRGAGGLGIWLDNKLWTSRNFVRHRILRNGPDTADFEVDYAPWPVDVARKVWETRRFTLPTGTHFTRMVSTIASDKPGPLIVGVGIGRKPTGSEGEVTIDKAKGLISWWGPDVGDHGRMAIALRVDPAMLVDVVKDADNHLALLRVTPGKPFVYYSGAAWSLGNGGFRTRADWDRHVGAEKVTFTVPPRGPNH; this is encoded by the coding sequence ATGCCGCTTCGTCCGCTTGCCGCCGCCCTCTTGCTGCTGCCGCTTTCGCTCGCTGCGCAGGACGCGCCGCAACCCCGCCTCCCCGCGATCGACAAGCCGCTGCCCCCCGCCGCCGACCGCACGGCCCGCGCCAACGTCATGCTCGCCGACTATCGCTACGGCGACCTGCTCTGGGAGAACGATCGCACCGCGCACCGCGTGTACGGTCATGCCCTCGAAGCGCACGAGCCGCCCTCGGGCTCGGGGATCGACGCCTGGGGCAAGAATGTCGCCTGGCCGTTCATGGACCGCCAGCTCAAGAGCGGCGACCAGCACGGCTTCCACGGCGAAGGGATCGATCACTACAATGTCGGCACCGGGCGCGGCGCCGGCGGCCTCGGCATCTGGCTCGACAACAAGCTGTGGACCTCGCGCAACTTCGTACGCCATCGCATCCTGCGCAACGGCCCCGACACCGCCGATTTCGAAGTCGATTACGCCCCCTGGCCGGTCGACGTGGCGCGGAAGGTCTGGGAAACCCGCCGCTTCACCTTGCCCACCGGAACCCATTTCACGCGAATGGTATCGACGATCGCCTCGGACAAGCCCGGACCGCTGATCGTCGGTGTGGGCATCGGCCGCAAGCCCACCGGCAGCGAAGGCGAAGTGACGATCGACAAGGCAAAGGGGCTGATTTCGTGGTGGGGGCCCGATGTCGGCGATCACGGCCGGATGGCCATCGCGCTGCGCGTCGATCCGGCGATGCTGGTCGATGTCGTCAAGGATGCCGACAACCACCTCGCGCTGCTCCGCGTCACGCCCGGCAAGCCCTTCGTCTATTATTCGGGTGCGGCCTGGAGCTTGGGCAATGGCGGCTTCCGCACCCGCGCCGACTGGGACCGCCATGTGGGTGCCGAGAAGGTCACGTTTACGGTGCCCCCAAGGGGCCCTAACCACTAG
- a CDS encoding PilZ domain-containing protein: MHTSDKDGARLRAAPRIKIFQPAEICCGSDAPRRVHLLNISTHGALVHGDIMPQLGAEVRLLCGVALGLARVRWRSGKRFGVAFAEPIAQAAIDALVRMQRGSETIC, encoded by the coding sequence ATGCACACCAGCGACAAGGACGGTGCCAGGCTGCGTGCGGCGCCGCGGATCAAGATCTTCCAGCCCGCCGAAATTTGCTGCGGCAGCGATGCGCCGCGGCGTGTCCACCTGCTCAACATTTCGACGCATGGCGCGCTGGTGCACGGTGATATCATGCCCCAACTCGGCGCGGAGGTGCGGCTGCTCTGCGGCGTCGCACTCGGGCTGGCGCGGGTGCGCTGGCGCAGCGGAAAGCGCTTCGGCGTGGCCTTTGCCGAGCCGATCGCCCAAGCGGCGATCGACGCGCTGGTGCGGATGCAGCGGGGCTCCGAGACGATCTGCTAG
- a CDS encoding DUF6456 domain-containing protein, producing MRELVERGIEDGVVGGPPRRGRRRVMVNLAESPLGWLRSRGHVDARQFEAGERLRADYETATLGPRVTMRWDASPRAPRGAAQIDDATTAQIAARRRFDAAVHAAGPGLSDILWRVVCAGEGLVASEKLLGWPSRAGKLVLGFALTRVADHYGLP from the coding sequence ATGCGCGAGCTGGTCGAGCGGGGGATCGAGGACGGCGTGGTCGGCGGACCGCCGCGGCGCGGGCGGCGGCGGGTGATGGTCAACCTTGCCGAATCGCCTCTGGGCTGGCTGCGGTCGCGCGGGCATGTCGATGCACGGCAGTTCGAGGCGGGGGAGCGGCTGCGCGCCGACTACGAGACCGCCACGCTCGGGCCGCGCGTGACGATGCGCTGGGATGCGAGCCCGCGCGCGCCGCGGGGTGCCGCGCAGATCGACGATGCGACGACCGCGCAGATCGCGGCGCGGCGGCGCTTCGATGCGGCGGTGCACGCGGCGGGGCCGGGGCTGTCGGACATTCTATGGCGCGTGGTGTGCGCGGGCGAGGGGCTGGTCGCGTCCGAGAAGCTGCTGGGCTGGCCGAGCCGCGCGGGCAAGCTGGTACTCGGCTTCGCGCTGACGCGAGTCGCCGATCATTACGGGCTTCCCTGA
- a CDS encoding helix-turn-helix domain-containing protein, translating to MITAIREVRRAKGLTLDEVAQRCTPPTTAQTIGRLETGTRTVSVGWLNRIAAALEVDASDLVRLPERPEIAVAAILDGNGAQAPRRAASVVPPRAAPGLVAVTVGGGIGDYRAGDAIWCERLGPDGYARALNRDVLVPRPAGRFLFGRLIGREGDKLHLLPLGAGARQQVVNDPPWIACAIRLIRAL from the coding sequence ATGATCACCGCTATCCGCGAAGTTCGCCGCGCCAAGGGGCTGACGCTCGACGAAGTCGCACAGCGCTGCACCCCCCCTACCACCGCGCAGACGATCGGCCGGCTCGAGACCGGCACGCGCACCGTGTCGGTCGGCTGGCTCAATCGCATCGCCGCGGCGCTCGAAGTCGACGCTTCCGATCTGGTCCGCCTTCCCGAACGACCCGAGATAGCCGTCGCGGCGATCCTCGACGGCAACGGCGCGCAGGCCCCTCGTCGTGCCGCGTCGGTGGTGCCGCCGCGCGCCGCGCCGGGGCTTGTCGCGGTGACCGTCGGCGGCGGGATCGGCGACTATCGCGCAGGCGACGCGATCTGGTGCGAGCGGCTGGGCCCGGATGGCTATGCCCGCGCGCTCAATCGCGACGTGCTGGTGCCGCGCCCCGCCGGGCGCTTCCTGTTCGGTCGGCTGATCGGGCGCGAGGGCGACAAGCTCCACTTGCTCCCGTTGGGCGCCGGCGCGCGCCAGCAGGTGGTCAACGATCCCCCCTGGATCGCCTGCGCGATCCGCTTGATCCGCGCGCTCTGA
- a CDS encoding TonB-dependent receptor plug domain-containing protein: MSVYWFALVSGALSAQAVPVPPLPFLQTPPAPEPQEAEDEEIVVQATRSGRRLSDEPLRVEVLDREEIEEKILMRPGNIAMMLSETSGLRVQVTAPAIGAANIRVQGLDGRFTQLLADGLPLYGGQASSLGLLQIPPTDLGRVEVIKGSVSALYGASALGGVINLVSRRPEDAPMAEVLFNATTRDGQDATAYVSAPVGRGFGASLTGGWHRQAVQDLDADGWIDIPGYDRWTIRPRLFWEGESGARLFLTAGTMAETRRGGTLPGSTTPDGGAFALRQRSERHDLGLSASAPVAEGTTLSVRGAATVQDHRHLYGNVDERDRHDTLFGEVSIAGGTDGTSWVGGVAYQRDDYHSRTFPVFDYRYQVPGAFAQIEQRIVPQLILAGSARLDFHNRFGTRFSPRLSLLWKPGGWTIRASSGRGYYAPTPFVEEIEAAGLSRLEPLGTLKAETAATTTLDIGYARGAWEANATLFGSTLSNATELLPIAPDRVRLVNLASDTRVRGLETLLRWRRGEIVTTANYVFTDASEADAATSVRRAKALTPRHTAGLVTMWEREDWHRVGLEVYYTGIQRLEDDPYRTRSRPYVEIGLLAEKTLGRVKLFVNAENILNVRQTRYDPILRRARAPDGRWTVDAWAPTEGFVLNGGIRLRLGSGG; the protein is encoded by the coding sequence ATGTCAGTCTATTGGTTCGCCCTCGTTTCGGGGGCACTGTCGGCGCAAGCCGTTCCCGTGCCGCCCCTTCCCTTCCTCCAGACCCCGCCTGCCCCCGAGCCGCAGGAAGCGGAGGACGAAGAAATCGTCGTCCAGGCCACCCGCTCGGGCAGGCGCCTGAGCGACGAGCCGTTGCGCGTCGAAGTGCTCGATCGCGAGGAGATTGAGGAGAAGATCCTGATGCGGCCCGGCAACATCGCGATGATGCTGAGCGAGACGAGCGGGCTGCGGGTGCAGGTCACCGCACCGGCGATCGGCGCCGCCAATATCCGCGTCCAGGGCCTTGACGGGCGGTTTACCCAGCTGCTCGCCGACGGCCTGCCGCTCTATGGCGGACAGGCGAGCTCGCTCGGCCTGCTCCAGATCCCGCCGACCGACCTCGGTCGCGTCGAAGTGATCAAGGGATCGGTGTCGGCGCTCTATGGTGCATCGGCGCTGGGCGGCGTGATCAATCTCGTGTCGCGGCGGCCCGAAGACGCGCCGATGGCCGAAGTGCTGTTCAACGCGACGACGCGCGACGGGCAGGACGCCACGGCATATGTCTCCGCCCCGGTGGGCAGGGGTTTCGGCGCCTCGCTGACCGGCGGGTGGCACCGCCAGGCCGTGCAGGATCTCGACGCCGATGGCTGGATCGACATTCCCGGCTATGATCGCTGGACGATTCGTCCCCGCCTGTTCTGGGAAGGCGAGAGCGGCGCGCGCCTCTTCCTGACCGCCGGCACGATGGCGGAAACGCGGCGCGGCGGCACGCTGCCCGGCAGCACGACGCCGGACGGCGGCGCGTTCGCACTGCGCCAGCGATCCGAGCGGCATGACCTCGGGTTGAGCGCCAGCGCCCCGGTGGCGGAGGGTACGACGCTGAGCGTCCGCGGCGCCGCGACGGTGCAAGACCATCGCCATCTTTATGGCAATGTCGACGAACGCGACCGCCACGACACGCTGTTCGGCGAAGTCTCGATCGCCGGGGGAACCGACGGCACGAGCTGGGTGGGCGGCGTTGCCTATCAGCGCGACGACTATCATTCGCGCACCTTCCCGGTCTTCGACTATCGCTACCAGGTGCCCGGCGCGTTCGCCCAGATCGAGCAGCGTATCGTACCGCAGCTCATTTTGGCAGGCAGTGCCCGGCTCGACTTCCACAATCGCTTCGGGACGCGGTTCAGCCCCCGCCTATCGCTGCTGTGGAAGCCCGGCGGCTGGACGATCCGCGCGTCGAGCGGGCGCGGCTATTATGCGCCGACCCCGTTCGTCGAGGAGATCGAGGCGGCGGGCCTGTCGCGGCTCGAGCCGCTCGGCACGCTGAAGGCCGAGACGGCGGCGACCACGACGCTCGACATCGGCTATGCCAGGGGCGCGTGGGAAGCCAACGCAACCCTGTTCGGATCAACGCTAAGCAACGCCACCGAGCTCCTGCCGATCGCGCCCGATCGCGTGCGGCTGGTCAATTTGGCGTCCGACACACGCGTCCGCGGCCTCGAAACGCTATTGCGCTGGCGGCGCGGCGAGATCGTCACCACTGCCAATTACGTCTTCACCGATGCCAGCGAAGCCGACGCCGCGACATCGGTCCGGCGCGCAAAGGCGCTGACGCCGCGCCACACAGCAGGGCTGGTGACGATGTGGGAGCGCGAGGATTGGCATCGCGTCGGGCTCGAAGTCTATTACACCGGCATCCAGCGGCTGGAGGACGATCCCTATCGCACCCGGTCCAGGCCCTATGTCGAGATCGGCCTGCTCGCCGAGAAGACGCTCGGCCGGGTGAAGCTGTTCGTCAACGCCGAGAACATCCTGAACGTCCGCCAGACGCGTTACGATCCGATCCTGCGCCGCGCACGTGCGCCCGACGGCCGCTGGACCGTCGATGCCTGGGCGCCGACCGAAGGCTTCGTCCTCAACGGCGGGATCAGGCTGCGGCTGGGTTCCGGCGGCTGA
- a CDS encoding winged helix DNA-binding protein has translation MARLTVLHDDPGPSYATSAPMVLVIAEGADAAAEGVAALELAGCQVRRLVPFADAAADISNYDGLDLILVEAAGAADSLLDLVLARADTLARERSLGIVVTVRPDQIDAAAAQMLGPHAQILCDPTRVERIAAIAGARHHARGVMDDVNRETESVRLRRLNEEVARIAETLARLTRSEEIEPRAGVRDRTNGYRGPDDGPAIEIHAAEIRSVIRSRRMRAQFFADELFADPAWDMLLDLFAAQLERRQVSVSSLCIAAAVPPTTALRWIGTLHEAGLFERQADPADRRRAYIGLSPKGLEGMRNYVGAVKRAGLQLV, from the coding sequence ATGGCGAGATTGACCGTGCTCCACGACGACCCGGGCCCAAGCTATGCGACCAGTGCGCCGATGGTGCTGGTCATCGCGGAGGGCGCCGACGCCGCCGCCGAGGGCGTAGCCGCGCTAGAACTCGCCGGATGCCAGGTGCGCCGGCTGGTGCCTTTCGCCGACGCCGCCGCCGATATCAGCAATTATGACGGGCTGGATCTGATCCTCGTCGAAGCAGCGGGCGCAGCCGATTCGTTGCTCGATCTCGTGCTGGCCCGCGCCGACACGCTGGCGCGCGAACGCTCGCTCGGCATCGTGGTGACCGTGCGCCCCGACCAGATCGACGCCGCCGCCGCGCAGATGCTCGGGCCGCATGCGCAGATATTGTGCGATCCGACACGCGTCGAGCGGATCGCCGCAATCGCCGGCGCTAGGCATCATGCCCGCGGCGTGATGGACGACGTCAACCGCGAGACCGAATCGGTCCGGCTACGGCGGCTGAACGAGGAAGTCGCGCGGATCGCCGAGACGCTTGCCCGGCTGACGCGCAGCGAAGAGATCGAACCGCGCGCGGGCGTGCGTGACCGTACCAACGGCTATCGCGGGCCTGACGACGGCCCCGCCATCGAGATCCATGCGGCGGAGATCCGCTCGGTGATCCGCTCGCGGCGGATGCGCGCGCAATTCTTCGCCGACGAGCTGTTCGCCGATCCCGCCTGGGACATGCTGCTCGACTTGTTCGCCGCGCAGCTCGAGCGGCGCCAGGTCTCGGTTTCGAGCCTATGCATTGCCGCTGCGGTGCCACCCACCACCGCGCTGCGCTGGATCGGCACGCTGCACGAAGCGGGGCTGTTCGAGCGCCAGGCCGATCCCGCCGACCGCCGCCGCGCCTATATCGGGCTCAGCCCCAAGGGGCTGGAGGGGATGCGCAATTATGTCGGCGCCGTGAAGCGGGCGGGGCTGCAATTGGTGTAA
- a CDS encoding NAD(P)(+) transhydrogenase (Re/Si-specific) subunit beta, translated as MHEAAPVNPWVALAYLVAGVCFILALRGLSSPSTSQRGNRFGMIGMAIAVVTTLVTHIPEIANPYGGTVAAIEHGLQMVPDFVTIAQILGAIAIGAVIGLVTARRIAMTAMPQLVAAFHSLVGLAAVLVAAAAFLNPLAFGIAQVIRPIYGPDLVNILPVSRIEMALGVAIGAITFSGSVIAFLKLNGNMSGKPILLPGRHVINLGLLAAILGLIGYFLTDQSPWVFWTITALSFVIGFLLIVPIGGADMPVVVSMLNSYSGWAAAAMGFTLHNTAMIVTGALVGSSGAILSYIMCRAMNRSFISVIAGGFGGDSGGGAAAAATDRPWKRGSAEDAAFLMQQAEQVIIVPGYGMAVAQAQHALREMGDKLKEHGVRVKYAIHPVAGRMPGHMNVLLAEANVPYDEVFELEDINSEFAQTDVAFVIGANDVTNPAAKTDKSSPIYGMPVLDVEKAKTVLFIKRSMGGVGYAGVDNELFYRDNTMMLLADAKKMVEEIVKSLD; from the coding sequence GTGCACGAAGCCGCTCCCGTGAACCCCTGGGTCGCGCTCGCTTATCTGGTAGCGGGCGTCTGCTTCATCCTCGCGCTGCGCGGATTGTCGAGTCCGTCGACCAGCCAGCGCGGCAATCGCTTCGGCATGATCGGCATGGCCATAGCGGTCGTGACGACGCTGGTCACGCACATCCCGGAAATCGCCAATCCCTATGGCGGAACGGTCGCGGCGATCGAGCATGGTCTCCAGATGGTACCGGATTTCGTGACGATCGCCCAGATCCTCGGTGCGATCGCCATCGGTGCGGTGATCGGCCTCGTTACTGCGCGCCGCATTGCGATGACGGCAATGCCCCAACTCGTCGCGGCCTTCCACTCGCTGGTCGGCCTCGCCGCGGTGCTCGTCGCCGCAGCGGCATTCCTCAACCCGCTGGCGTTCGGCATCGCGCAGGTGATCCGGCCGATCTACGGGCCCGACCTGGTCAACATCCTCCCGGTCAGCCGGATCGAGATGGCATTGGGCGTTGCGATTGGCGCGATCACCTTCTCGGGATCGGTGATCGCCTTCCTCAAATTGAACGGCAATATGAGCGGCAAGCCGATCCTGCTGCCGGGCCGGCATGTCATCAACCTCGGGTTGCTCGCAGCCATTCTCGGGCTGATCGGCTATTTCCTCACCGACCAGAGCCCGTGGGTGTTCTGGACGATCACCGCGCTCAGCTTCGTGATCGGCTTCCTGCTGATCGTGCCGATCGGCGGGGCGGACATGCCGGTCGTGGTGTCGATGCTCAATTCCTACTCGGGCTGGGCGGCGGCGGCGATGGGGTTCACGCTCCACAACACCGCGATGATCGTCACGGGCGCATTGGTCGGCAGTTCGGGCGCCATCCTCAGCTACATCATGTGCCGCGCGATGAATCGCAGCTTCATCAGCGTGATCGCGGGCGGCTTCGGCGGCGACAGCGGCGGCGGTGCTGCCGCGGCGGCGACCGACCGGCCGTGGAAGCGGGGCTCGGCCGAGGATGCGGCATTCCTGATGCAACAGGCCGAGCAGGTCATCATCGTCCCCGGCTACGGCATGGCAGTGGCGCAGGCGCAGCATGCGCTTCGTGAAATGGGCGACAAGCTCAAGGAGCATGGCGTCCGCGTGAAGTACGCGATCCACCCGGTCGCGGGGCGCATGCCGGGGCATATGAACGTGCTGCTCGCCGAGGCCAACGTGCCCTATGACGAGGTGTTCGAGCTGGAGGACATCAACAGCGAGTTCGCCCAGACCGACGTCGCCTTCGTCATCGGCGCCAACGACGTCACCAATCCCGCCGCCAAGACCGACAAGAGCTCGCCGATCTATGGCATGCCGGTGCTCGATGTCGAGAAGGCCAAGACGGTGCTATTCATCAAGCGTTCGATGGGCGGCGTGGGCTATGCCGGCGTCGACAACGAGCTGTTCTATCGCGACAATACCATGATGCTTCTTGCTGACGCCAAGAAGATGGTCGAAGAGATCGTCAAGTCGCTCGACTAG
- a CDS encoding proton-translocating transhydrogenase family protein: MDFISILSIFVLACFVGYYVVWSVTPALHTPLMAVTNAISSVIIVGALIAAAAVGLGNGGAVSKWLGLLAVVFASINIFGGFAVTARMLAMYKKKER, from the coding sequence ATGGACTTCATCTCGATCCTGTCGATCTTCGTGCTGGCCTGCTTCGTCGGCTATTATGTCGTGTGGTCGGTCACCCCGGCGCTGCACACGCCGCTGATGGCGGTGACCAACGCCATCTCCTCGGTCATCATCGTCGGCGCGCTGATCGCGGCGGCGGCGGTGGGGCTGGGCAATGGCGGGGCGGTGTCCAAATGGCTGGGGCTGCTCGCGGTGGTGTTCGCCAGCATCAACATCTTCGGCGGGTTCGCCGTGACCGCCCGAATGCTCGCAATGTACAAGAAGAAGGAGCGCTGA
- a CDS encoding Re/Si-specific NAD(P)(+) transhydrogenase subunit alpha: MKIAVLKETAAGERRVSATPETVKKFVGLGASVAVEAGAGESASIADQGYADAGATIGSRVDVLADADIVLGVQGPDPDALSGLKQGAWIVAGLNPFGERARVDRYAALGVEALAMEFMPRITRAQSMDILSSQSNLAGYKAVLDAASEYGRAFPMMMTAAGTVSAAKVFVMGVGVAGLQAIATARRLGAQVSATDVRAATKEQIQSLGAKPIFVESVKGIEGEGTGGYATEMSDEYKAAQAELVSSHIAKQDIVITTALIPGRPAPRLISDAQIASMKPGSVIVDLAVEAGGNVEGAVAGEVVTVHGIKIVGHRNVASRLAADSSALFARNLFNFLSAFWDKEAGKPVLDEEIGNAVRLTQGGKVVSERLLG, from the coding sequence ATGAAGATCGCGGTGCTCAAGGAGACCGCCGCCGGCGAGCGGCGCGTCTCCGCGACTCCCGAGACCGTCAAGAAGTTCGTCGGGCTCGGTGCCAGCGTTGCGGTCGAGGCCGGTGCTGGCGAGAGCGCGTCGATCGCCGACCAGGGCTATGCCGATGCCGGTGCGACAATCGGCAGCAGGGTGGACGTGCTCGCCGACGCTGACATCGTGCTCGGCGTGCAGGGCCCCGATCCCGATGCGCTGTCGGGCCTCAAGCAGGGCGCATGGATCGTCGCCGGGCTCAATCCGTTCGGGGAGCGCGCGCGTGTGGACCGCTACGCCGCGCTGGGCGTCGAGGCCTTGGCGATGGAGTTCATGCCGCGAATCACCCGGGCGCAGTCGATGGACATCCTGTCGTCGCAGTCGAATCTCGCGGGCTACAAGGCGGTGCTCGACGCAGCGTCCGAATATGGCCGCGCCTTCCCGATGATGATGACCGCGGCGGGGACGGTGAGCGCCGCCAAGGTGTTCGTGATGGGCGTCGGCGTCGCCGGGCTCCAGGCAATCGCGACCGCGCGGCGGCTGGGCGCGCAGGTTTCGGCGACCGACGTCCGCGCAGCGACCAAGGAGCAGATCCAGTCACTCGGCGCCAAGCCAATCTTTGTCGAGAGCGTCAAGGGCATCGAAGGCGAGGGCACCGGCGGCTATGCCACCGAGATGTCCGACGAATACAAGGCCGCGCAGGCCGAATTGGTCTCGTCGCACATCGCCAAGCAGGACATCGTCATCACCACCGCGCTGATCCCCGGGCGCCCCGCGCCGCGGCTGATCTCGGACGCGCAGATCGCGAGCATGAAGCCGGGCAGCGTGATCGTCGACCTCGCGGTGGAGGCCGGCGGCAATGTCGAGGGCGCGGTCGCAGGCGAAGTGGTGACGGTGCACGGCATCAAGATCGTCGGGCATCGCAACGTCGCCAGCCGGCTTGCGGCGGATAGCTCGGCGCTGTTTGCGCGCAACCTGTTCAACTTCCTCTCAGCCTTCTGGGACAAGGAAGCGGGCAAGCCAGTGCTCGACGAGGAGATCGGCAACGCCGTCCGCCTGACGCAGGGCGGCAAAGTGGTGAGCGAGAGGCTGCTCGGCTGA
- a CDS encoding aa3-type cytochrome c oxidase subunit IV, which yields MADTGENSTEVQAHAETYSGFTKLMLWGTIASAALGAFVVFMIAN from the coding sequence ATGGCCGATACCGGCGAGAACAGCACCGAAGTCCAGGCGCACGCCGAAACCTATAGCGGTTTCACCAAGCTGATGCTGTGGGGAACGATCGCGTCGGCCGCCCTGGGCGCCTTCGTCGTCTTCATGATCGCCAACTAG
- a CDS encoding sigma-54-dependent transcriptional regulator, which yields MTRNGQRLLMLIDDEPAQRRLVAAIAARRGWRTVFAGDSETAIAMLGTPDGMALDAIILDHASSDADAAALIGELRERRPQLPILVLTANSSAAAAVSAMRAGATDFLVKPIASERLLVALEVAAGGATAGELRPLTEKQSVSLAFDEIVGSAPQFRAALAIAAKAARARVPVLIEGESGVGKEVVAEAIHAASPRSRKPAIAVNCGAIPANLVESELFGHEKGAFTGAFERKIGRFQDADGGTLFLDEVGEMPLDAQVKLLRLLQTGEIQPLGARHPREVDVRVIAATNKGLLAEVEAGRFREDLYYRLNVVQVTIPPLRERAGDIPALARHLLGRIAEQPGLRPLGITDDALALLGSYDWPGNVRQLQNALFRAAVLCEGDGLARADFPQIAQLAAGRPAGSGPIPQGSGNAGVTLFRPDGNLRALDEIEADVIRLAIGHYRGRMTEVARRLGIGRSTLYRKLGELGIDQSAA from the coding sequence ATGACGCGCAACGGGCAGCGCCTCCTGATGCTGATCGACGATGAGCCGGCGCAGCGCCGCCTCGTCGCGGCGATCGCTGCGCGCCGCGGCTGGCGCACCGTTTTCGCGGGCGATTCGGAGACCGCGATCGCGATGCTCGGCACGCCCGACGGGATGGCGCTCGACGCGATCATCCTCGATCACGCGTCTTCCGACGCCGACGCTGCCGCGCTGATCGGCGAGCTGCGCGAGCGCCGACCCCAGCTGCCGATCCTCGTGCTCACCGCCAACAGCTCGGCCGCGGCCGCGGTCAGCGCGATGCGCGCGGGTGCCACCGATTTCCTGGTCAAGCCGATTGCATCCGAACGGTTGCTCGTCGCGCTAGAAGTCGCCGCCGGCGGCGCTACGGCAGGCGAACTCCGTCCGCTCACCGAGAAGCAATCGGTCAGCCTCGCCTTTGACGAGATCGTCGGCAGCGCGCCGCAGTTCCGCGCCGCGCTCGCCATCGCCGCCAAGGCAGCGCGCGCGCGCGTACCGGTGCTGATCGAAGGCGAGAGCGGCGTCGGCAAGGAAGTCGTCGCCGAGGCAATCCACGCTGCCAGCCCGCGGTCGCGCAAGCCGGCGATCGCCGTCAACTGCGGCGCGATCCCCGCCAACCTCGTCGAATCGGAGCTGTTCGGGCACGAAAAGGGCGCGTTCACCGGCGCGTTCGAGCGGAAAATCGGGCGCTTCCAGGATGCCGATGGTGGCACCCTGTTCCTCGACGAAGTCGGCGAGATGCCGCTCGACGCACAGGTCAAGCTGCTGCGCCTGCTCCAGACCGGCGAGATCCAGCCCTTGGGCGCGCGCCATCCGCGCGAAGTCGACGTCCGCGTCATCGCCGCGACCAACAAGGGACTGCTCGCCGAAGTCGAGGCCGGGCGCTTCCGCGAGGACCTCTATTACCGGCTAAACGTCGTCCAGGTGACAATCCCGCCCTTGCGCGAGCGCGCCGGCGACATCCCCGCGCTCGCCCGTCACCTGCTCGGCCGCATCGCCGAGCAGCCGGGGCTGCGGCCGCTCGGCATCACCGACGACGCGCTGGCGCTGCTCGGCAGCTATGACTGGCCGGGCAATGTCCGCCAGCTCCAGAACGCACTGTTCCGTGCCGCCGTGCTCTGCGAAGGCGATGGGCTCGCCCGCGCCGACTTCCCGCAGATCGCCCAGCTCGCCGCGGGTAGGCCGGCGGGCAGCGGGCCAATCCCGCAGGGATCGGGCAATGCCGGGGTCACGCTGTTCCGCCCCGACGGCAATCTCCGGGCGCTCGACGAGATCGAGGCCGACGTCATTCGCCTCGCGATCGGCCATTATCGCGGCCGGATGACCGAAGTCGCCCGTCGCCTCGGCATCGGCCGCTCGACGCTCTACCGGAAGCTCGGCGAGCTGGGGATCGACCAGAGCGCGGCGTAA